Proteins encoded by one window of Labrus bergylta chromosome 2, fLabBer1.1, whole genome shotgun sequence:
- the cdc14b gene encoding dual specificity protein phosphatase CDC14B isoform X3: MKRKSERRRAESRKRRCATHNSSEAAPNSDIYIEITDQLYFATLKQKIKNTAERHCFCIDEELAYENFYADFGPLNLAMFYRFCCKLTKKLKSITLSRKKIIFYTCGDQKKQANAAYLIGSYAVMYLNMSPEDAYSLLVSRNSTYIPFRDASFGTCMYNLNILDCLRAVHKALQYSWLDFTNFDVEEYEHYERAENGDFNWIIPGKFLAFSGPHPKSKIENGYPLHAPEAYIPYFRNHNITAVIRLNKKMYDARRFTESGFEHHDLFFVDGSTPNDSIVRKFLNICENAEGAIAVHCKAGLGRTGTLIGCYMMKHYRMTAAEVIAWIRICRPGSVIGPQQNFVEAKQNSLWAEGDVFREKMLNERENGKMAVTRILSGVDDITINGSNKNRASKKEDMELYNDEDERNGLTQGDKLRALKSKRQSRSSSGSLSQEENKIHTRSSSQSLSCSTAILQASVQGCNAGITPLALSDHSDSRKRSRTSLPARGVGGSHSIPKARAPILR, from the exons atgaagcGCAAGAGCGAGAGGAGACGAGCCGAGTCGAGGAAACGGCGCTGTGCAACTCACAACAGCTCGGAGGCGGCGCCAAACTCCGATATTTACATTGAGATAACAG aTCAGTTATATTTCGCCACACTAAAGCAGAAGATCAAGAACACAGCCGAAAGACACTGTTTCTGCATAGATGAGGAGCTGGCATATGAAAA ctTCTATGCGGACTTTGGTCCCCTTAACCTGGCCATGTTTTATCGCTTCTGTTGCAAGCTGACAAAGAAGCTCAAG TCCATCACACTCTCAAGAAAGAAGATTATATTTTATACCTGTGGAGATCAGAAGAAACAAGCCAATGCTGCCTACCTAATCGGCTCATATGCA gtaaTGTATCTCAACATGTCGCCAGAGGATGCCTACAGTCTGCTGGTGTCAAGGAATTCAACATATATTCCATTCAG AGACGCTTCGTTTGGAACCTGCATGTACAATCTGAACATCCTGGATTGCCTCCGTGCTGTTCACAAG GCTCTGCAGTACAGCTGGCTCGACTTCACTAACTTTGATGTGGAGGAATACGAGCACTACGAGAGGGCTGAAAATGGAGACTTCAACTGGATCATTCCAGGAAAGTTCCTTGCATTCAGTGGGCCTCATCCGAAAAGCAAAATAGAGAACG GCTATCCTTTGCACGCTCCCGAGGCTTACATCCCATACTTCAGGAATCACAACATCACAGCCGTCATCAGACTCAACAAGAAGATGTACGATGCCAGGCGGTTCACAGAGTCTGGCTTTGAGCATCACGATCTGTTCTTTGTGGACGGGAGTACGCCAAACGACTCCATCGTCAGGAAGTTCCTCAACATCTGTGAGAACGCAGAAGGAGCCATCGCTGTCCACTGCAAAG CTGGCCTTGGGAGGACTGGCACTCTGATCGGCTGCTACATGATGAAACATTACCGCATGACAGCTGCAGAGGTCATTGCTTGGATACGGATCTGCAGACCAGGGTCGGTCATTGGACCTCAGCAGAACTTTGTTGAAGC AAAACAGAACAGCCTGTGGGCAGAGGGAGATGTTTTCCGGGAGAAGATGCTAAACGAACGGGAGAATGGCAAGATGGCTGTGACCAGGATCCTGTCCGGAGTGGACGACATCACCATCAACGGGAGCAACAAGAACCGAGCATCCAAGAAGGAAGACATGGAGCTG TACAACGATGAAGACGAGAGAAACGGTCTAACACAGGGTGATAAGCTGCGAGCGCTGAAGAGCAAGAGACAGTCCAGATCGTCCTCAGGTTCACTGTC ACAAGAAGAGAATAAAATTCACACCAGGTCATCTTCTCAGTCCCTGAG TTGCAGCACGGCCATCCTGCAGGCCAGCGTTCAGGGCTGCAATGCCGGCATCACCCCTCTGGCTCTCTCTGACCACTCAGacagcaggaagaggagcagaaccTCCCTGCCAGCCAGAGGAGTAGGAGGAAG TCACTCCATACCCAAGGCTAGAGCTCCTATTCTTCGGTGA
- the cdc14b gene encoding dual specificity protein phosphatase CDC14B isoform X2, whose protein sequence is MKRKSERRRAESRKRRCATHNSSEAAPNSDIYIEITDQLYFATLKQKIKNTAERHCFCIDEELAYENFYADFGPLNLAMFYRFCCKLTKKLKSITLSRKKIIFYTCGDQKKQANAAYLIGSYAVMYLNMSPEDAYSLLVSRNSTYIPFRDASFGTCMYNLNILDCLRAVHKALQYSWLDFTNFDVEEYEHYERAENGDFNWIIPGKFLAFSGPHPKSKIENGYPLHAPEAYIPYFRNHNITAVIRLNKKMYDARRFTESGFEHHDLFFVDGSTPNDSIVRKFLNICENAEGAIAVHCKAGLGRTGTLIGCYMMKHYRMTAAEVIAWIRICRPGSVIGPQQNFVEAKQNSLWAEGDVFREKMLNERENGKMAVTRILSGVDDITINGSNKNRASKKEDMELYNDEDERNGLTQGDKLRALKSKRQSRSSSGSLSQEENKIHTRSSSQSLSCSTAILQASVQGCNAGITPLALSDHSDSRKRSRTSLPARGVGGRRTVSKGRKARSSLHSLRFSRLCHSIPKARAPILR, encoded by the exons atgaagcGCAAGAGCGAGAGGAGACGAGCCGAGTCGAGGAAACGGCGCTGTGCAACTCACAACAGCTCGGAGGCGGCGCCAAACTCCGATATTTACATTGAGATAACAG aTCAGTTATATTTCGCCACACTAAAGCAGAAGATCAAGAACACAGCCGAAAGACACTGTTTCTGCATAGATGAGGAGCTGGCATATGAAAA ctTCTATGCGGACTTTGGTCCCCTTAACCTGGCCATGTTTTATCGCTTCTGTTGCAAGCTGACAAAGAAGCTCAAG TCCATCACACTCTCAAGAAAGAAGATTATATTTTATACCTGTGGAGATCAGAAGAAACAAGCCAATGCTGCCTACCTAATCGGCTCATATGCA gtaaTGTATCTCAACATGTCGCCAGAGGATGCCTACAGTCTGCTGGTGTCAAGGAATTCAACATATATTCCATTCAG AGACGCTTCGTTTGGAACCTGCATGTACAATCTGAACATCCTGGATTGCCTCCGTGCTGTTCACAAG GCTCTGCAGTACAGCTGGCTCGACTTCACTAACTTTGATGTGGAGGAATACGAGCACTACGAGAGGGCTGAAAATGGAGACTTCAACTGGATCATTCCAGGAAAGTTCCTTGCATTCAGTGGGCCTCATCCGAAAAGCAAAATAGAGAACG GCTATCCTTTGCACGCTCCCGAGGCTTACATCCCATACTTCAGGAATCACAACATCACAGCCGTCATCAGACTCAACAAGAAGATGTACGATGCCAGGCGGTTCACAGAGTCTGGCTTTGAGCATCACGATCTGTTCTTTGTGGACGGGAGTACGCCAAACGACTCCATCGTCAGGAAGTTCCTCAACATCTGTGAGAACGCAGAAGGAGCCATCGCTGTCCACTGCAAAG CTGGCCTTGGGAGGACTGGCACTCTGATCGGCTGCTACATGATGAAACATTACCGCATGACAGCTGCAGAGGTCATTGCTTGGATACGGATCTGCAGACCAGGGTCGGTCATTGGACCTCAGCAGAACTTTGTTGAAGC AAAACAGAACAGCCTGTGGGCAGAGGGAGATGTTTTCCGGGAGAAGATGCTAAACGAACGGGAGAATGGCAAGATGGCTGTGACCAGGATCCTGTCCGGAGTGGACGACATCACCATCAACGGGAGCAACAAGAACCGAGCATCCAAGAAGGAAGACATGGAGCTG TACAACGATGAAGACGAGAGAAACGGTCTAACACAGGGTGATAAGCTGCGAGCGCTGAAGAGCAAGAGACAGTCCAGATCGTCCTCAGGTTCACTGTC ACAAGAAGAGAATAAAATTCACACCAGGTCATCTTCTCAGTCCCTGAG TTGCAGCACGGCCATCCTGCAGGCCAGCGTTCAGGGCTGCAATGCCGGCATCACCCCTCTGGCTCTCTCTGACCACTCAGacagcaggaagaggagcagaaccTCCCTGCCAGCCAGAGGAGTAGGAGGAAG ACGCACCGTCTCCAAAGGACGTAAAGCTCGCAGCTCTTTGCATTCACTTCGATTTTCCAGGCTATG TCACTCCATACCCAAGGCTAGAGCTCCTATTCTTCGGTGA
- the cdc14b gene encoding dual specificity protein phosphatase CDC14B isoform X1, whose amino-acid sequence MKRKSERRRAESRKRRCATHNSSEAAPNSDIYIEITDQLYFATLKQKIKNTAERHCFCIDEELAYENFYADFGPLNLAMFYRFCCKLTKKLKSITLSRKKIIFYTCGDQKKQANAAYLIGSYAVMYLNMSPEDAYSLLVSRNSTYIPFRDASFGTCMYNLNILDCLRAVHKALQYSWLDFTNFDVEEYEHYERAENGDFNWIIPGKFLAFSGPHPKSKIENGYPLHAPEAYIPYFRNHNITAVIRLNKKMYDARRFTESGFEHHDLFFVDGSTPNDSIVRKFLNICENAEGAIAVHCKAGLGRTGTLIGCYMMKHYRMTAAEVIAWIRICRPGSVIGPQQNFVEAKQNSLWAEGDVFREKMLNERENGKMAVTRILSGVDDITINGSNKNRASKKEDMELYNDEDERNGLTQGDKLRALKSKRQSRSSSGSLSQEENKIHTRSSSQSLSCSTAILQASVQGCNAGITPLALSDHSDSRKRSRTSLPARGVGGSSLCHSRLVRSLGNLHVVAGDRDPMCCEPCGSHRDTASATANTSPLINLNMAQVHLQSLHTQG is encoded by the exons atgaagcGCAAGAGCGAGAGGAGACGAGCCGAGTCGAGGAAACGGCGCTGTGCAACTCACAACAGCTCGGAGGCGGCGCCAAACTCCGATATTTACATTGAGATAACAG aTCAGTTATATTTCGCCACACTAAAGCAGAAGATCAAGAACACAGCCGAAAGACACTGTTTCTGCATAGATGAGGAGCTGGCATATGAAAA ctTCTATGCGGACTTTGGTCCCCTTAACCTGGCCATGTTTTATCGCTTCTGTTGCAAGCTGACAAAGAAGCTCAAG TCCATCACACTCTCAAGAAAGAAGATTATATTTTATACCTGTGGAGATCAGAAGAAACAAGCCAATGCTGCCTACCTAATCGGCTCATATGCA gtaaTGTATCTCAACATGTCGCCAGAGGATGCCTACAGTCTGCTGGTGTCAAGGAATTCAACATATATTCCATTCAG AGACGCTTCGTTTGGAACCTGCATGTACAATCTGAACATCCTGGATTGCCTCCGTGCTGTTCACAAG GCTCTGCAGTACAGCTGGCTCGACTTCACTAACTTTGATGTGGAGGAATACGAGCACTACGAGAGGGCTGAAAATGGAGACTTCAACTGGATCATTCCAGGAAAGTTCCTTGCATTCAGTGGGCCTCATCCGAAAAGCAAAATAGAGAACG GCTATCCTTTGCACGCTCCCGAGGCTTACATCCCATACTTCAGGAATCACAACATCACAGCCGTCATCAGACTCAACAAGAAGATGTACGATGCCAGGCGGTTCACAGAGTCTGGCTTTGAGCATCACGATCTGTTCTTTGTGGACGGGAGTACGCCAAACGACTCCATCGTCAGGAAGTTCCTCAACATCTGTGAGAACGCAGAAGGAGCCATCGCTGTCCACTGCAAAG CTGGCCTTGGGAGGACTGGCACTCTGATCGGCTGCTACATGATGAAACATTACCGCATGACAGCTGCAGAGGTCATTGCTTGGATACGGATCTGCAGACCAGGGTCGGTCATTGGACCTCAGCAGAACTTTGTTGAAGC AAAACAGAACAGCCTGTGGGCAGAGGGAGATGTTTTCCGGGAGAAGATGCTAAACGAACGGGAGAATGGCAAGATGGCTGTGACCAGGATCCTGTCCGGAGTGGACGACATCACCATCAACGGGAGCAACAAGAACCGAGCATCCAAGAAGGAAGACATGGAGCTG TACAACGATGAAGACGAGAGAAACGGTCTAACACAGGGTGATAAGCTGCGAGCGCTGAAGAGCAAGAGACAGTCCAGATCGTCCTCAGGTTCACTGTC ACAAGAAGAGAATAAAATTCACACCAGGTCATCTTCTCAGTCCCTGAG TTGCAGCACGGCCATCCTGCAGGCCAGCGTTCAGGGCTGCAATGCCGGCATCACCCCTCTGGCTCTCTCTGACCACTCAGacagcaggaagaggagcagaaccTCCCTGCCAGCCAGAGGAGTAGGAGGAAG CTCCCTGTGCCACAGCAGACTGGTCAGGTCTCTAGGAAACTTGCATGTAGTGGCTGGCGACAGGGATCCAATGTGTTGTGAGCCATGTGGCAGCCATAGAGACACAGCCAGTGCCACAGCCAACACAAGCCCTCTCATCAACTTAAACATGGCACAGGTCCACCTGCAG TCACTCCATACCCAAGGCTAG
- the cdc14b gene encoding dual specificity protein phosphatase CDC14B isoform X6: protein MTADDVSSRCVEFVKDQLYFATLKQKIKNTAERHCFCIDEELAYENFYADFGPLNLAMFYRFCCKLTKKLKSITLSRKKIIFYTCGDQKKQANAAYLIGSYAVMYLNMSPEDAYSLLVSRNSTYIPFRDASFGTCMYNLNILDCLRAVHKALQYSWLDFTNFDVEEYEHYERAENGDFNWIIPGKFLAFSGPHPKSKIENGYPLHAPEAYIPYFRNHNITAVIRLNKKMYDARRFTESGFEHHDLFFVDGSTPNDSIVRKFLNICENAEGAIAVHCKAGLGRTGTLIGCYMMKHYRMTAAEVIAWIRICRPGSVIGPQQNFVEAKQNSLWAEGDVFREKMLNERENGKMAVTRILSGVDDITINGSNKNRASKKEDMELYNDEDERNGLTQGDKLRALKSKRQSRSSSGSLSQEENKIHTRSSSQSLSCSTAILQASVQGCNAGITPLALSDHSDSRKRSRTSLPARGVGGSSLCHSRLVRSLGNLHVVAGDRDPMCCEPCGSHRDTASATANTSPLINLNMAQVHLQTHRLQRT from the exons ATGACCGCGGACGATGTTTCGTCAAGATGTGTTGAGTTTGTCAAAG aTCAGTTATATTTCGCCACACTAAAGCAGAAGATCAAGAACACAGCCGAAAGACACTGTTTCTGCATAGATGAGGAGCTGGCATATGAAAA ctTCTATGCGGACTTTGGTCCCCTTAACCTGGCCATGTTTTATCGCTTCTGTTGCAAGCTGACAAAGAAGCTCAAG TCCATCACACTCTCAAGAAAGAAGATTATATTTTATACCTGTGGAGATCAGAAGAAACAAGCCAATGCTGCCTACCTAATCGGCTCATATGCA gtaaTGTATCTCAACATGTCGCCAGAGGATGCCTACAGTCTGCTGGTGTCAAGGAATTCAACATATATTCCATTCAG AGACGCTTCGTTTGGAACCTGCATGTACAATCTGAACATCCTGGATTGCCTCCGTGCTGTTCACAAG GCTCTGCAGTACAGCTGGCTCGACTTCACTAACTTTGATGTGGAGGAATACGAGCACTACGAGAGGGCTGAAAATGGAGACTTCAACTGGATCATTCCAGGAAAGTTCCTTGCATTCAGTGGGCCTCATCCGAAAAGCAAAATAGAGAACG GCTATCCTTTGCACGCTCCCGAGGCTTACATCCCATACTTCAGGAATCACAACATCACAGCCGTCATCAGACTCAACAAGAAGATGTACGATGCCAGGCGGTTCACAGAGTCTGGCTTTGAGCATCACGATCTGTTCTTTGTGGACGGGAGTACGCCAAACGACTCCATCGTCAGGAAGTTCCTCAACATCTGTGAGAACGCAGAAGGAGCCATCGCTGTCCACTGCAAAG CTGGCCTTGGGAGGACTGGCACTCTGATCGGCTGCTACATGATGAAACATTACCGCATGACAGCTGCAGAGGTCATTGCTTGGATACGGATCTGCAGACCAGGGTCGGTCATTGGACCTCAGCAGAACTTTGTTGAAGC AAAACAGAACAGCCTGTGGGCAGAGGGAGATGTTTTCCGGGAGAAGATGCTAAACGAACGGGAGAATGGCAAGATGGCTGTGACCAGGATCCTGTCCGGAGTGGACGACATCACCATCAACGGGAGCAACAAGAACCGAGCATCCAAGAAGGAAGACATGGAGCTG TACAACGATGAAGACGAGAGAAACGGTCTAACACAGGGTGATAAGCTGCGAGCGCTGAAGAGCAAGAGACAGTCCAGATCGTCCTCAGGTTCACTGTC ACAAGAAGAGAATAAAATTCACACCAGGTCATCTTCTCAGTCCCTGAG TTGCAGCACGGCCATCCTGCAGGCCAGCGTTCAGGGCTGCAATGCCGGCATCACCCCTCTGGCTCTCTCTGACCACTCAGacagcaggaagaggagcagaaccTCCCTGCCAGCCAGAGGAGTAGGAGGAAG CTCCCTGTGCCACAGCAGACTGGTCAGGTCTCTAGGAAACTTGCATGTAGTGGCTGGCGACAGGGATCCAATGTGTTGTGAGCCATGTGGCAGCCATAGAGACACAGCCAGTGCCACAGCCAACACAAGCCCTCTCATCAACTTAAACATGGCACAGGTCCACCTGCAG ACGCACCGTCTCCAAAGGACGTAA
- the cdc14b gene encoding dual specificity protein phosphatase CDC14B isoform X5, with protein MKRKSERRRAESRKRRCATHNSSEAAPNSDIYIEITDQLYFATLKQKIKNTAERHCFCIDEELAYENFYADFGPLNLAMFYRFCCKLTKKLKSITLSRKKIIFYTCGDQKKQANAAYLIGSYAVMYLNMSPEDAYSLLVSRNSTYIPFRDASFGTCMYNLNILDCLRAVHKALQYSWLDFTNFDVEEYEHYERAENGDFNWIIPGKFLAFSGPHPKSKIENGYPLHAPEAYIPYFRNHNITAVIRLNKKMYDARRFTESGFEHHDLFFVDGSTPNDSIVRKFLNICENAEGAIAVHCKAGLGRTGTLIGCYMMKHYRMTAAEVIAWIRICRPGSVIGPQQNFVEAKQNSLWAEGDVFREKMLNERENGKMAVTRILSGVDDITINGSNKNRASKKEDMELYNDEDERNGLTQGDKLRALKSKRQSRSSSGSLSQEENKIHTRSSSQSLSCSTAILQASVQGCNAGITPLALSDHSDSRKRSRTSLPARGVGGSSLCHSRLVRSLGNLHVVAGDRDPMCCEPCGSHRDTASATANTSPLINLNMAQVHLQTHRLQRT; from the exons atgaagcGCAAGAGCGAGAGGAGACGAGCCGAGTCGAGGAAACGGCGCTGTGCAACTCACAACAGCTCGGAGGCGGCGCCAAACTCCGATATTTACATTGAGATAACAG aTCAGTTATATTTCGCCACACTAAAGCAGAAGATCAAGAACACAGCCGAAAGACACTGTTTCTGCATAGATGAGGAGCTGGCATATGAAAA ctTCTATGCGGACTTTGGTCCCCTTAACCTGGCCATGTTTTATCGCTTCTGTTGCAAGCTGACAAAGAAGCTCAAG TCCATCACACTCTCAAGAAAGAAGATTATATTTTATACCTGTGGAGATCAGAAGAAACAAGCCAATGCTGCCTACCTAATCGGCTCATATGCA gtaaTGTATCTCAACATGTCGCCAGAGGATGCCTACAGTCTGCTGGTGTCAAGGAATTCAACATATATTCCATTCAG AGACGCTTCGTTTGGAACCTGCATGTACAATCTGAACATCCTGGATTGCCTCCGTGCTGTTCACAAG GCTCTGCAGTACAGCTGGCTCGACTTCACTAACTTTGATGTGGAGGAATACGAGCACTACGAGAGGGCTGAAAATGGAGACTTCAACTGGATCATTCCAGGAAAGTTCCTTGCATTCAGTGGGCCTCATCCGAAAAGCAAAATAGAGAACG GCTATCCTTTGCACGCTCCCGAGGCTTACATCCCATACTTCAGGAATCACAACATCACAGCCGTCATCAGACTCAACAAGAAGATGTACGATGCCAGGCGGTTCACAGAGTCTGGCTTTGAGCATCACGATCTGTTCTTTGTGGACGGGAGTACGCCAAACGACTCCATCGTCAGGAAGTTCCTCAACATCTGTGAGAACGCAGAAGGAGCCATCGCTGTCCACTGCAAAG CTGGCCTTGGGAGGACTGGCACTCTGATCGGCTGCTACATGATGAAACATTACCGCATGACAGCTGCAGAGGTCATTGCTTGGATACGGATCTGCAGACCAGGGTCGGTCATTGGACCTCAGCAGAACTTTGTTGAAGC AAAACAGAACAGCCTGTGGGCAGAGGGAGATGTTTTCCGGGAGAAGATGCTAAACGAACGGGAGAATGGCAAGATGGCTGTGACCAGGATCCTGTCCGGAGTGGACGACATCACCATCAACGGGAGCAACAAGAACCGAGCATCCAAGAAGGAAGACATGGAGCTG TACAACGATGAAGACGAGAGAAACGGTCTAACACAGGGTGATAAGCTGCGAGCGCTGAAGAGCAAGAGACAGTCCAGATCGTCCTCAGGTTCACTGTC ACAAGAAGAGAATAAAATTCACACCAGGTCATCTTCTCAGTCCCTGAG TTGCAGCACGGCCATCCTGCAGGCCAGCGTTCAGGGCTGCAATGCCGGCATCACCCCTCTGGCTCTCTCTGACCACTCAGacagcaggaagaggagcagaaccTCCCTGCCAGCCAGAGGAGTAGGAGGAAG CTCCCTGTGCCACAGCAGACTGGTCAGGTCTCTAGGAAACTTGCATGTAGTGGCTGGCGACAGGGATCCAATGTGTTGTGAGCCATGTGGCAGCCATAGAGACACAGCCAGTGCCACAGCCAACACAAGCCCTCTCATCAACTTAAACATGGCACAGGTCCACCTGCAG ACGCACCGTCTCCAAAGGACGTAA
- the cdc14b gene encoding dual specificity protein phosphatase CDC14B isoform X4 — translation MKRKSERRRAESRKRRCATHNSSEAAPNSDIYIEITDQLYFATLKQKIKNTAERHCFCIDEELAYENFYADFGPLNLAMFYRFCCKLTKKLKSITLSRKKIIFYTCGDQKKQANAAYLIGSYAVMYLNMSPEDAYSLLVSRNSTYIPFRDASFGTCMYNLNILDCLRAVHKALQYSWLDFTNFDVEEYEHYERAENGDFNWIIPGKFLAFSGPHPKSKIENGYPLHAPEAYIPYFRNHNITAVIRLNKKMYDARRFTESGFEHHDLFFVDGSTPNDSIVRKFLNICENAEGAIAVHCKAGLGRTGTLIGCYMMKHYRMTAAEVIAWIRICRPGSVIGPQQNFVEAKQNSLWAEGDVFREKMLNERENGKMAVTRILSGVDDITINGSNKNRASKKEDMELYNDEDERNGLTQGDKLRALKSKRQSRSSSGSLSQVVAFCCSLMGTVWPMCCLPFKR, via the exons atgaagcGCAAGAGCGAGAGGAGACGAGCCGAGTCGAGGAAACGGCGCTGTGCAACTCACAACAGCTCGGAGGCGGCGCCAAACTCCGATATTTACATTGAGATAACAG aTCAGTTATATTTCGCCACACTAAAGCAGAAGATCAAGAACACAGCCGAAAGACACTGTTTCTGCATAGATGAGGAGCTGGCATATGAAAA ctTCTATGCGGACTTTGGTCCCCTTAACCTGGCCATGTTTTATCGCTTCTGTTGCAAGCTGACAAAGAAGCTCAAG TCCATCACACTCTCAAGAAAGAAGATTATATTTTATACCTGTGGAGATCAGAAGAAACAAGCCAATGCTGCCTACCTAATCGGCTCATATGCA gtaaTGTATCTCAACATGTCGCCAGAGGATGCCTACAGTCTGCTGGTGTCAAGGAATTCAACATATATTCCATTCAG AGACGCTTCGTTTGGAACCTGCATGTACAATCTGAACATCCTGGATTGCCTCCGTGCTGTTCACAAG GCTCTGCAGTACAGCTGGCTCGACTTCACTAACTTTGATGTGGAGGAATACGAGCACTACGAGAGGGCTGAAAATGGAGACTTCAACTGGATCATTCCAGGAAAGTTCCTTGCATTCAGTGGGCCTCATCCGAAAAGCAAAATAGAGAACG GCTATCCTTTGCACGCTCCCGAGGCTTACATCCCATACTTCAGGAATCACAACATCACAGCCGTCATCAGACTCAACAAGAAGATGTACGATGCCAGGCGGTTCACAGAGTCTGGCTTTGAGCATCACGATCTGTTCTTTGTGGACGGGAGTACGCCAAACGACTCCATCGTCAGGAAGTTCCTCAACATCTGTGAGAACGCAGAAGGAGCCATCGCTGTCCACTGCAAAG CTGGCCTTGGGAGGACTGGCACTCTGATCGGCTGCTACATGATGAAACATTACCGCATGACAGCTGCAGAGGTCATTGCTTGGATACGGATCTGCAGACCAGGGTCGGTCATTGGACCTCAGCAGAACTTTGTTGAAGC AAAACAGAACAGCCTGTGGGCAGAGGGAGATGTTTTCCGGGAGAAGATGCTAAACGAACGGGAGAATGGCAAGATGGCTGTGACCAGGATCCTGTCCGGAGTGGACGACATCACCATCAACGGGAGCAACAAGAACCGAGCATCCAAGAAGGAAGACATGGAGCTG TACAACGATGAAGACGAGAGAAACGGTCTAACACAGGGTGATAAGCTGCGAGCGCTGAAGAGCAAGAGACAGTCCAGATCGTCCTCAGGTTCACTGTC GCAGGTGGTAGCGTTCTGCTGCAGCCTCATGGGCACGGTGTGGCCGATGTGTTGCCTGCCGTTCAAAAGATag
- the prxl2c gene encoding peroxiredoxin-like 2C: MAETVSPVTRQVTKEDQETWTPSIDIRIEDVEDCLLYDRHGVSIPFKKLYQDRKSVIIFVRNFLCYSCKEYVEDLSKIPREALEDADIRLVVIGQSAYTHIESFCSLTGYPYDMYVDPARCIYQKLGMKREETFTDSAHPSPHVKSGLLMGQMKSIWRAMTSPLFDLQGDLHQQGGAIIAGPGSRVHFAHFDTNRLDHMPINWLLQLAGVQQTLDFSDKPNIIHV, from the exons ATGGCTGAAACTGTTTCACCAGTAACTCGACAAGTAACTAAAGAAGACCAGGAAACTTGGACTCCATCCATCGATATTCGCATTGAAGACGTGGAAGACTGTTTATTATACGACCGACATGGAGTCTCTATTCCGTTCAAGAAATTATATCAAGACAGGAAATCGGTGATAATTTTCGTCCGG AATTTTTTGTGCTACAGCTGCAAAGAATATGTGGAGGATTTGAGTAAAATCCCCAGAGAAGCCCTGGAG GATGCAGATATAAGACTGGTTGTAATAGGTCAGTCTGCTTACACTCATATAGAG TCATTCTGCTCACTAACTGGGTATCCTTATGACATGTATGTGGACCCAGCGAGGTGCATTTATCAAAAGCTGGgcatgaagagagaggagacattTACAGACTCAG CCCACCCTAGTCCTCATGTGAAGTCTGGTTTGTTGATGGGACAAATGAAGAGTATATGGCGGGCCATGACCAGCCCTCTATTTGACCTCCAGGGTGACCTACATCAGCAGGGAGGAGCCATTATTGCAGGTCCAG GCTCTCGCGTTCATTTCGCCCATTTTGACACAAACCGCCTCGACCACATGCCCATTAACTGGCTCCTGCAGCTCGCCGGAGTTCAACAGACTCTGGACTTCAGTGATAAGCCAAATATTATCCATGTGTAG